GTTGCTCAGTTCCCCATCCCacattgctttttctttcttctttttaccaAATGTTCTTTTTGACGAGTACATTCACCAGCCTAAATTCCTTCAGTTCATCAAATGAGCTGAGGAAATATCTCAAGAATTAGGTAGGATCCGAGCTGAAACTCGAGCCATGGGAATGGGTGCGTGCTCATTCCCACACATTTCTACTGAAAAACAGAGTACTTCGGATGGCTTCTTGGATTGGAGTTTGATGATGAACCAGAGCAACAATGTCCCAACAGCAGAAGAAGGGAGTTCGAATTCATGGAAGCCCGAGGgaattttatttcttcaaaaCAGGGTATTCATAGATAAAAGTCACAACAGCCCAGAAAGCATATCATGCCCAATGCCTTCGAACATATGAATATGAATCagattaaaagtgaaaaagaagaaaacccaGAAACAAATCATCATCCCTTCATCAACCACAGACCCAACCACAATCTCACTAAAGATCCTAACTTTATAATAAAATAAGGAAGAGAAACCAAGCCAACCccacaacctctctctctctctctctgccctcCAATCCTCTTCTCCCGCCGCAAACTCATCAGCCAAGAGCTaaatagagagagagcgaaAGCAAGAGGAAATAAGCGATCTCGCCGCCTACGTTGCTCCTCATCGTGCGAGCCTCAGAACAAGAAGCCCAAAGCAAGAGCTGCCACGGAGGCGAAGAAGGTGGGGACGAAGGCGGAGGCGTCCGAGGCCGGGCTCGGCGCCGGGGcttcggcggcggtggtggtctGGGCGGCGGCGAGAGCCAGGAGCGCCACCATCAGGGTCACGAAGAGCTTCATCCTCATTGCCTCCATTTCTGTGCTTTTCTTGGAAGGATTGCAAAACTTTCTTGCTGGCTCGAAACGATGAACAGAGAGATATATTATGCAGAGCAATTCAGCGTCAATGACAACGGTCGTGGCGTGACGAAGGATGGGTCATACCTTACATATTTATACACTGACAAcggacatctctctctctctctcttcgttgtTCTtacctttttgaaaaaaaaaaaattgggaggggagagagagagagagagagagagagagagagagagagacgttagGGTTTTGACAGAGTGGAACAGGGGGGGGACAGAGTTGCCATACAGCTGTCTCCTCTCGCCTTTTGGGGCCTCCCCTCTGGCTGTCCTCTCTACTCCTGTGTTTTCCTAatcacctttctttttttctcttttacattgcttttttttgggggggataataccataaaaaactctaaattaatgtgcacataataaatttattcaaaattattttttttaccacaaaaaactacaaaccggtacacctattaTAAATTtccccaaaataattttttgatcacaaaaaactctaaaccgatacatttatgataaatttatcctaaaatggtatacatatgacaaattattttatgttaatttttgtaaaattaagttaatatcacaaaaaactctgaATTGGTATAACTGTGATAAACGGAGAATAAAAAGCCTAAACCGATAAACCCGTCTACCGACACGTATCATTTAACTTAGaaatttaatggtaaaatttaacgaaaattgatggaggataaatttattttttttatctggttCTATCCTATCTATACAAGTCATATTGCCTACCCTATGTGCCGTGTGCAGGTTACGAAACCTTACTCTCTCCTCACGCGTCCCCACCTCATTCTCCCCGAAAGGAAGGGATTCGACCACCGAGAAATTTCCTAGTGGTTGacgataaatttgtcacatgtatatcaatttggagtaaatttattgtataccaatttgaaattttttgtgatcaaaaaattaatttgagttaaATTTATACATCCATCACAGATGTataaatttaaggtttttcttgatattATTAACCCattaccaaaattttcattCCCAAAACAGAAATCATCTTTAAAATCTACTGGGGTAACTGTAGTTTACTTTTGCTCCCCAAGCCACACAATATTCCATTCAAGTCCAAAATGACCCCCTACCTCTCTCTTATATTTACGTCGAGTCCTCATTCTTGTTTTggtgattcgattcgattcgattcgatcgAGAACGAGAATGCATGAGCCCGCAGAGCCCATTTGATATGGACAGCTATGCCATAGGCGCAACTGATTTACATGCTGCGATTCCACATATCTTTTAACCGTCGCGATCGCGAAGGTGATGCAGCGGTAATGTATCTCCACACCTTCCTCTGTTTTTCGAAGCTAAAATTGCCGCGATTTGAAATAACCACCATATCGGATTCGAATCCAAGGCGACCGGCTCCTTTCAAATTTGCCGATGCTTCCCTTGCCTTttcagaaaaagagagagaggaaagaaaggTGGGTCATGTCGTGGGTTGAGGTGCAAACATCAAGAACAACCGAGGATTCAAATTTGAAACCAGCCTCCCAAAAGCTCCGCACCAGTTAGTTCTCTCAGTTCTATACAGTACCATCTTCCCCGCGCGTAGAAAGAGTTCATCACAGAGGCTCAAGAACTCAGATATCTGCTCTGGCTCACGTAAATTATTCTAAATCTATTCtgtcattttcctttaaatTAATCAGACAGGGGAAAAGAATGAGATTCTTTAATGGAGGGATTGAAGAAACAAGAAAGGACGAGCCAAACTCTGTGCTGGCAATGGCATGGAGTCAATTATAGGACAAAACATGGGGTGACACATTTGGAACTCTCTCGTCATGTGCAACCCAACATCActgatttttcttcttgttgcagATGTcaatgatttcatccaacaggACACCACCCAAGCATTACCAAGTTTCACTAACGTCCGCATGATTAGCCTGAGTCTATCCTTCATTACACAAACACCCTTCTGAAATGACTGATTAACAAGTAGAGAAGATGTTCAATTCTCTAGCAACCGGGTGTTCAATCCCCTCGAAACTTCGATTCGTTCCCTATTATCTAGAGACGGCGGATACCCTTAAACAAGTTAACATGattcattaagatgaaaagttTCTGTCCGATCGATAAATAGGCATGTCCAGTCCACATTTCCTCCATGATTCCCTTGGCTTTTGGAGATAGTCTTCCGTGCAACACGAATGCATCCGACAGAGTCATGTAGCTTTTGCATTACGTCATTAGACGCCTTTATCCTGGCATCGACAAATGAAtgattccaaaaatattttttaaaaaataattatttatgttaCCTGAAATAATTGGGCGacgaagaatattttcattgcaAGTGCGGGGCATTTGGGCAGTGGCAGGGAGAGGGACACAGAAATCAAAGCTAAACACTGAGGCggacttttctcttttccctgaTAAGAGCTACAGATTGCGCAGTGGAAGGCTTGATTTAGCTTGAATCGCGCAATGAATTGGGGCATGTTTTCCCTTTGACAAACGATGAAAATGGGAAGCCTCAACTCGACGACTTAAAGAGAAATATTAGCGAGAATGAGCAAAATATTCCAATCATGATGTCTGAGCCATAACTGTCGGGCTGAGGAAAGATCAATCATCAATGGCCTCTGTGGGGGCTCATCCAAGAACCTAAGCTTGCGGTCAGTCTTATTATATGTATGGCCACGAGAACAGGAACAAGACCTCATCACTTTAGCGAAAGAGATTTCTCGGCATATCTAGCATCGCATCGGTTTAGCTGCAGCTGTAATTGTAAGCAAAAGGTACCGGACCTTCATTCATCAAGAGTTCGACCCGCCGATTCCGTTTTCAGTTTCTTCCTCCTAGACATAGGTTATGATTGATGAGCATCCGAGACTCTTGTGCATCTCGATCTTTAAAGTTTGAACAAATATTGTTTCATCATAATGGTATCGAGATTCTAATCTTCTGTGCTAATTTCTCTAAACAACTTTCTCTCCTTGAAAGGCGTCCGTgtatcatttccttttttttctgttcctttCTGGTAGAGTGAATTTCGATACAGATGATGGAACCACTTCCATAAGATCTCCCTGAGGATAATAATGTTCCGAGTTTACGTGCATTTGATTGCAATGGCAGCGAGTGAGAGGAGGGGAAGTGGGGATCATTGAAGGACCAATGCAAAAGCATGAGGCAGAGTTTCTGACTTTCACTCACATGCAAGTTTTTCTTCCCTAGCCCCACATGCTTTTCGGTGGTACTGTTTTTCATCTTTGGGACCCCATACCGGACCAATTTTCTGTTGGCTAAAGCAATCTGGGAGAATAGTAACAGCTTTTTCACGAGGATGATATCTAATCTTGCACCAGCACTTTATATTACAGTTGCAGGGTAAAAAGACTGAAAACAGGAGGACGGTCCACACAGCAACAAGCCCCACAATAATGACTCGAACTGTTGGGCTTATGGGTGGGCCGTGGGCCTCCCATGTGGGCTAACCCAGCCCATTACCCTCAAGATTAACCGCCAGAGGCAGTTATTCCTTTTTGAAGTTATCGCTTTCTCTTCTTAATGTCACTCCTTCTTTCAACGACGTTCTTTCAAAAGAGACTAGAAAGTATAGTCAGGAGAAAATGTGAAGATGGCACTCTGTTCTTCTCCCGAGCGAACGCACGAATCGTGGACGAACACTCTCTCTCAAAGGCTACAAAAGGAACATTTAATCTGTGGAAAACAAGATATATTCGTCACGTGATGTACTTCTACGATCACCGATTCAAGTTGATTATATGCACATTTTTCTATGTAATCCGCTGCATTTGTATTGTGATTCGTTTCCCTTCACAAACAAAGAGACATAATATACACAAATTATGGAGAGAGATTAGAGGTGTAAAAAGGGTAAAGTTGTCTTTGGGCTTATTTGGTACttatgtaactttttttttcgttggaatgtaatttttgttaaataatgcaataaaatgattttcctttatATATGGTATCGGAGCTTATAGTCAATTGGCGGGCCCACAATTTGTTTCAATGATTGGTGAAATATCAAGGAAAGAATCTAGTGACCAACAAATTTTTTGGCGTAGTCCTAATGGCAGCTTTCATGATTCAGTCTGGAGAAAGAGACTAGGGATGAGGGTGGGGCGTTGATAgatattcaagttgagatatcttGACGCAAAAGGATATCCGAATTAAGGAGGAGTAAAACCTGATAttgagctcacacgtgaggggaagattgttaggatgcatgcacgagttgtgttagagaagtttcacttcggagaattgatgtggtgtaaaacagttaatatatctCGGTTAGACCATAATTCTTTGGCTTAAGTTTCTGAGTAAAGGTGGGTCTaactagaaattttaaaaagctCACATCTTGAGGTCCCTCTTGGCGGTCTCCTTCGGTAAAGGCATAGGATTTCTGCTGCGCGTATTGTTTTTTGCAAAGGTACATGTACTTACTACTTACACTCAATCTTTATTGCATACTCTAATGGGTTTCCTTCTTTTCGATCCTTTTTATCCACTATTGATCAATATCCTCTTCCGAAGTCCGTAGCTAAGGTATTACAAAGGCTTGGCTGGAGGACAGCCATGGTAGAAGAATTAAAGGCATTACATGTTAAGCAAACTTAAGACTTGATGACTCTTACTTCAGGAAGAATTGCCATTACTTGTCAATGGGTGTATATTATGAAAGTCAATCTCAATGGTTCTCTTGCTCGCTCAAAAGCAAGAGTTGTTGCAAAACGGTATAATCATGTGTATGGGATTGACTAACTGGATACTTTTTCTCCCATCGCCAAGTTTACGTCTGCTCgtattttgatttctcttgctGCCACATATAATTGGCCATGGTTTCAGTTTGATGTAAAGAACACTTTCATGCATGGTACTCTTAATGAGGGGGTGTTTATGGAGCAACTTCTCGGGTTTGTTGCTTAGGGGGAGTCTAATGGACTCGTTTGTTAGTCAAAAAAGTCCTTTCTTATGGTTTGAAGCAATCCCCATGAGGATTTTTTAAGGTTTTACTCTCGTTGGGAATGTCTAAATGTGGAAATGATCATCCTTTCTTTTATAAAGAGTTAGGGGAAGGCAAACTGTTCTTGATTATGTATGTTGATAATATTGTCATCATTGGagatgactcaattgatatacaTAAACTTAAACTTTATCTTCAGTAGCAATTTCAAACTTAGGACTTGGAGAAGTTGAAGTATTTCCTAGGAATTGAGGTGTCACGATCACGTAAAGGTATTATTTTATCATAATGAAAGTATGTCCTGGATTTGCTCACTAAAACAAATATGTTGGGATCAAAGCCTCATGATTCACCTATGGAACAAGGAGTTCAACTGGGTGCTAATGGAGGAGGAACTCTTGATAATCTTGAGAGATATAGAAAACCGATTGGCAAACCGAATTATCTCATAGCTACTTGAGCAGACATTGCCTCTCTAGTTAGTATGGTAAGCTAGGTTTTTGTCTTTCCCTTGTACATTTCACTGGGATGCAATTATTAGAATTTTGAGATACTTGAAGAAGGCTCTATGGAAAGGAATTGTTTACCAAAATCATGACCATAGTAGAGTTAAAGGATTCTTTGATGCCGATTAAGCAAAATCTGTAGATGATAGGAGATCAACTACTGGCTCTCGTACCTAGGTCGAAGGAAATTTGGTGTTCGTGGAAGAGTAAGAAACATGGAGTAGTTGCCCGCTTCGGTCTTGAGCTAAGATATAAAGCCATGACACAAGTGACATGTGAATTAATGTGGATTTAACAACTATTGGCTGAGTTAGGCTTTAAAGCTTCAACTCCTATGTCTCTATGATGTGATAATAAGGCAACAATACATATAACTTCCAATTTTATGtttcatgagagaacaaaacacaTTGAGATTGACTGTCATTTTATTCCGGAGAAACTCCAAAGTGAAATGATTTTTCCCAGTTATATTAGAACTAGCTAGTGAACAATTTGCAGACATCTTTACTAAACCTCTAGGTAATGAGAGAATCGAATATATTAGTAATAAGCTGGGCATGATTAATATatatgctccaacttgagggaAAGTGTTACAGGTATAAAAAGGGTAAAGTAGTCTTAGGCGCTTattttatgtgtgtgtgtatatatatagattTTTATTGAATAATACGATCtaatgattttcctttttacacGCATTTTGGATTTCTACTGGGACCTCCATAGTAAAAGTAATGGCCCCAATTAGCGGCAATGCCTGTTTGGATATTGTAGCAGTCGGATCGCCCCACGAAGGTGCTAATCCCTTTCGGGGCCGAGAGCTTGTCGGAGCTGTCGACGACCTCAAGGTTCTTGAAGTAACTTACCTTCCGAAACCCTTCTTCAGGGAAATGGCCGCTTCCCATTTCGGTCGATGTGTGTTCGCCGCCGGGTTCTGCGTTCACGACCTTGCCTCCCCACTCGACCTCGGATGCGCTGTCTCCCAAGTATGAGAACAGGGACGAGGGCCAGTAGCCCAGATCATGGCCATCGAATTGCAGCCACCAGTGCCCTCCCTTCGGATCCTTGAAGAAATTCACCAAGCAAAAAGGATTTTATTGTTTATATGTTCAACAAGCTTCTCTGGAGCTCAGAATGGAGACAAATATCTTACCTTCCAGACAAGTATACTCATAATGTGCCTCTTTACCATAAGCAGAAACCGGTGTTATGCTGGCTCCCATCGCTATCTCTTTGTTGGTTTGTAAGTATCCCGGACACAGGAGGTGGTAGCAACCGGTCTCTTTATATGCATCCTTCTgccaatttttgtaatttgagAACGAGTTCTTGATGCAAACGGATCGCTGCCCCCTTGGAATGCAAAAATTTAATGATTCAAAACTGACAGTCCAGTAAGAAAAGAGTCGTAGTCTTATTATCGCCGTAAAGTTGTGGACTGACCTGCATGGACCAAACAATCCATAAATATATAAAAggcatgtgcatgtgcatgtgcatgtgcatgtgcatgtgaaagTAAAATCATCAGCCCCCTCCATTTTCCTGAGAAAACCATGTCCTCCAATCTACTATCATCTGCCAACCGACTTCGATGTTGTTGAGGTCTTTGCCGACGGTGCCTGCCACAATCCACAACTGAGACAAGCTAACCTCGTTCGGTTCCTGAATCTTCAGATTCCACACATTTATGGATGCTTTGGCTCCGCAGTAGTTGCCTCCAACGACAAGAGCTACTGCATACTGATCACCCTCAAAAGAATCAAGAGCCGAAATTCACATTACAGAAAACGAAACAACCATtagaaaacaaagcaaaagaagTTGGGAGGAAAAGGGCTaaacatcatcttcttcacctcaTGCCGTACTTGGTGTTCTCTGGGCATTCACCACTCAAGTGCCAGAGCTGAGCCACTGGGTTTGTCCATCCTTTTCCTTCTGTGGACACTTTGTTATCATCAAACAGCCCTTCTGGATGATAGCTAGGTCTCATCTGATCACCAGATAAACcccattttttgtttcaaatgacataaaaaaaatcgatcactccttaccaaaaaaaaaaaaaaaatcgatcacaagaaattctcaaaagaagaagaagaagaaacataatTAAGTAAGATGAACGGGAAGGAGACATGTGCAGCTGAATTTTGTGGTCTTTCAGGAGAGGGGTGATCAAATGCTGGCTGGTCGGAGATACGGACACAGTCGATTACGTCCTCGTCCGGGCTCTGTCAATACCCcccaaaaatcagaaaaaataagagaaattcaCACTATCGTcaacttgaaaaaagaaaagtcctTCCATTCAGTTTCCTTTAGTTACTCAAGAAAATTAGACAGTCAATACAGCTTCCATTTGAAGAGTAAAAgatcattttgaagaaattaagaaattatCGGAGAAATGATAATGATATAAATAGAGGGACGACACTGAGAAGATCGTCACAGCTGGAAagtcaaaaatcaaaatgacaCCTGAGAAGTGAGgagtttcaaattcaaaagtcaaaaaagtGAGTTAATCAAAAAGCCCATTACCTTTTCAATGAGCAAGGTAGGAGCTGAGTTTTTCCCGTTTTCTTTTCTCATCCCAC
The genomic region above belongs to Rhodamnia argentea isolate NSW1041297 chromosome 6, ASM2092103v1, whole genome shotgun sequence and contains:
- the LOC115753199 gene encoding arabinogalactan protein 13-like, with the protein product MEAMRMKLFVTLMVALLALAAAQTTTAAEAPAPSPASDASAFVPTFFASVAALALGFLF